A segment of the Trifolium pratense cultivar HEN17-A07 linkage group LG7, ARS_RC_1.1, whole genome shotgun sequence genome:
cgttataatgtaaaattaattatttatgcaatccttcagggatgcatataACATTGAATTCTTCATGAGTTTTTCAAGAACTCTATAATAGatcttatcaaatattttctacacccttcagggatgtgtcacaattgaattcatcaagatttcatggagaacaaaatttgaatttttaagttcttcaagaataTATATAATAGATCTAATTGTACGATCCTTCAAAGATGTATCCAtaatgaattcttcaggaattcgtgggaaatacaaattgatttttaaattgttcaagaattgtataacatatcaaatcagttatttatccaatctttcagatgttcattttacttatatctatgaatctttaggattcatattttaaaatttcatcatactatgaatcttcaggattcatattttaaaaatttcaccacgatacttctggatcgtaggctgtaaatcaatataaaaaaacgaaaaaaaatagaattaaaaaatacaagaaataaaattatcaccTCCCATggttgctatacctttcttgaGAAGGgagagagactatcgtgctgataacgtgttataaactatttctaacATGAACCataatatggaagaatagagaagaaaaagaagagagaagagaaaggaatagactttgtattattctattcacaagtgtgtattacattgtaacaaaggggtcctatttataggacatatTTAGgagacaagaaaacctacacaataatggacattcattactattattattcataacataaAGGCTATAATTACTTATTACTTATTCACAATAAGAGGCGGCTTGGAggcatgtgcgaggtgtgcgacggcatagggcctcaaaattttgagggcctcaactcaaaattttgaggtcctgtaatattacttatatattatttatacctataaaatatcagatgtatattaatagattaatttttaggccctaaaataatagttatatattgttaatgttcataaatatcatacgagtatcaatatattagttatctatactcgtaaatatagttctagtccattttaatctttgcataaaatttaatcttagattatgatgttcatttttgacgttatatacaaagataattattttgtatttcttgttccatttaatttaatccaagattttaatattgataatttatatgtttacaagaatgtttttgtatattatatgcaatttaaatcgataattttttattaagggtccactttttatattttgcacagaacctcctaaaactcggagacgcccctcACAATGAATTTGGCATATTCgttttattataatttcttttataattataatatatacacggttttaagttttttttcgtTATACGcggttttaagttttaacttcccttttgcttaaaaaaaagttttaacacCCCTTTatcctttattttgttttaaaataaatacctttatatatattgtaaaaagaaaagaaaaatcccCTTTATTTATGTGAATGCAAAAAAACGCTATAATGATTGGTACCCCTCAAGTTGCTAAAAAATTATCCCggttacaaaaaaacaaaaaaaattgaaggtcAAATAATTAATGTGATAAATATAATCATGAAGAGGAACAATTTGGTCACAACTATACATTGATCAACCATTTAATAAATTTGCATATGAGAATTTAATGTCAAATCATTCATAGAAGAGATTTCCTTATGCCATGTGACAATGTTATGagaatatttgaattttgtgtGGCCAAtaaatatgtgattatagtCATCAATGCATTTAATATTGAATCAAGGAGAGAGCAGAATGGTTGAGATGAGAGTattttagaggagagagaaaggaaAATAAGTCTGATTTTTtacatattataaattatagatatagattatagattatagattacgTATAACTGTATATTTTACGTATAACTGTGGGATTCTGTTACATGACTGCATTATGATCCATACTAATGAATGAATGGGTAATGGATTAGAGTTAATATTGTTGTCGGTTGTGAAGGATAACTGAATCTTCGACACTctttttataagtttttcattGATCAAAATTAAGCTATTAGCTAACCTTacacaaaatacaaaaaatcaacCTCATTAAATAAAATCTGAAATATCTCAGAGAATTATAATTTCTCTATTTTATGTGGATAAATTCATTtgcaaaattacaaaaataaaatatatattaggtTAGTTAGGTTACGCATGACATGACAAAGACGGATATTCGAGGCAGcttcatatttttgtttttttgttcttcaattgtttttatatatcaCTAATCGTTGCaataaatatttggaattttcTAGGTCCACTTGAAACTAGACAACAATAATGCCTCAATCAAATTGTACAAACTGTACTCGTCATGAGTAGTCATTAGAATCAATATCCTAATTGGGTACGGAAGAAATACAATATCATAAAAAGATAACCATAAAATTTCATATGCGTAGTATTAATTCAAACTCATCGAGAATCCTATGTGTATTGACTATTGTGTGATCTATTTTCCAACGAGGAgcgctagcaacacactctttaacaaacacactctaacacattctcttttattgattaaaatttatatgggtcatataaaagttatatgagtcaacatttttttatgggacccatgtaaatttcaactaataaaaaagagtgtgttggagtgtgtttattAAAAAGTGTGTTACTAGTATTATTCATTTTCCAATATACATAAAGCTAATACTCCTTTATTTCTTGTCTTCAAAAAAtgatttatctattttattttaacatatgtgttatggtttattttttttgttttcaccactagtttaatctggttcgggggtcagttttggcatcaagtagtttcagttttctcccgatcgtagttgcagTGGATTGAACTGTGATCCTCtctatcaagttcagcgtcaatcaccactgaaccaactaacaattttcaaccaaacaaaaacatgattttcaaAATAGTGTCTCTTTATAACGTTTAGCTGCCAAGGAAAAATAACAGCCGAACACATCAGTGTCAAATATTGTGGCAatatgatattattttaaatatcttttttaaaataattcaaaaattgtgGGGTGTTAAATTACCACTCCTTCATGAGTAATCACTTTAAGTCATTTCATATggattaaaaatagtaaataatttaaacattttaaaaatttatacaaaaattttatttttcattaaaagtAAATCGTATCATTGTTGTTAATCATTGAAAGTGAACCATTGTAAATGAAttttaagaagtctcacattggttgcGAGAtgatctttatatatatttataaaaaagaggCAATCCTCATGATACAAGCCAATTTTATAAAGATAAGTTAGACTTAATATTCAATTATATGAATGAACATGTACTTTCTtaatattcaaaagaaaaactattaatAGTGTGGTTTGATTGTATGCCAAATTTAGAAAAGTAAAAACTCAGACATCTTTCTGAGATATGGTCATTTTGATATCAACAATGTTAGAACGGTTAAAATAGTGTATTTTCTCGATTGGGACAAAATCCAATCTTACCCCCAATCAACCTAGATTAGTGTCGTAGAGTTGTCTTAGGTCAGAATCACCGGACTTCAACTACTCGAAAACTCATCGAGAAAACAATCCTTTGCATGATTCTCCACATCAAAATGTGGAGATCCGATGGAGAGTTTGATATGAAATTCTGTTGTCCAGATTATGAATTGCAGAGAAAGCAACGTGGACATGAGGAGTGTTGGTCTTGTAATGCTTCGCTGGATGTGGTGGCAAGGGAGAATTTGGAATGTTTGTAGTGGGGACTCACAGTTTGAGTATATTTGTTATCATTGTGGACTTGTAGTGGTATCATCAGTGGCGGAGCCATGAAAAAATAATCGGATGTGCCACTCAAAAATTataggtttaattagtaaaatagtcccttaaagatatttttggtttcacattggtcccttaaagaaaaaatgtctgaataggtcccttaaagaaaaaaaggttcgaataggtcccttaaagacatttccgttaatcagtttggtcctttccatccattttttcgaggaccaaactgattaacggagatgtttttaagggaccaaactgattaacggagatgtctttaagggacctattcggacctttttttctttaagggacctattcggtcctttttttctttaagggaccaatgtaaaaccaaaaatgtctttaagggaccatctTACTAATTAAGTCAAAATTATATTGCATGcaaaaatttaagttataataCTTGCAAAAAgttgataataaaaaattaaatgttttattatattacatgtatattaaaagaagaatgattgttcttaattgaaaatagttgtaattatgtacccaaaaaaaatagttgagatttttttatagaaaaatggaaattgtgaatttttttgttgataaaaaagttgttttattCACACAAAAAGAAGCTTTTGAATTTATCTTTACATTAGATTTTTAAATTAACAGGTAAATGAGTATTCTTAGatataaatttatatcatttaaaaaattacaataactaactattaatttaaaaactatagaagatgaatttgattattttttttaaaagaaattataatgtagtaatttaaaaatatatagatatgaaaaacaatgttttttaaagatatttatttgcaattataaaaaataacaaaagatgTAAATGGAATGttgaaattctttcttttaagaaaaataaaacaaaaaaaaaatgcaaaaaattgCAGTAATAAGTGTTGAACCCACAACCCTCAACACAACAGCTACAAGCACCTTGCAACCAACTGGACTATCTGTTTGAATTTTCAGGATCACGCGCAAACTAACATACATATAATATACTAGTAATTTTATTAATACATTATGGGTATTATAGTCATTTCCTATTTTTTGGGGTGGGCCAAGGCCCAACTTGGCTATCATCAAAAAATTGTATGGTCATTGTGAGTTTAATTGCCAGCTCTGTTTTATCCTATTAGTTTGTGATGTGTGGAAATAAATTTATGTGCAAGACTTGGTGTAGAATGATATCAATGCTGTCAAAGTATTGTGTGTTTTAGCTATCTTGAGCAATCCTTATGGTATTCCTAGAGATTTAAGAGTGtatactatttattattattttaatgaatGATTCAGTATATACTACTTAGTACAAAGAGCAATTACTAGTATTATGTAAGTATGTTAACATTATATAATGTTTAGTAGCGACTTCCCAAACAAACACTAGAAAATGGTGTACCTTAAACAAGCCCTTCACAAAGTTATGGTTGGTATCACAGTCACAAAGTTATGGTTGGTATCACAGGGAGAATGTCAGAATCACGGCATATCCACCGTGTTATTAAATGTGTTATATCTTTTTAATTCAGATTATTCAATTACTCTACTTAAATGTAGTCAAACTAAGCCACTAAGTTTGGTATAGTGATGAgaggtttgagtagtatgttataAATCATCGGTTCGAtccccaactcattgtaaaacaaaaaaataaatgtagtaAAGCTAGAAAACATGGATAAAATTAGtcacaaagaaataaaagaaatttcatttttcataaaaaaaaaaattgacgcaattttttataaaatttaaatcacCATATggcaaaataatatttttaatatttaagtcaaaaaaaattgttaatattgAGACCGAAATCAAAGTACATTTGAAACAATAAGGAACAACAAACTAAATACTTCGCACACAATGCGTATACacaatataaaatatttctCAAACACAACATGTTGGGTCTTCACGAGAGGGCAGTCAgagatcatccacattgggcccaagaacaacttcacaagtAAGTTGAACACCACAtattaacccaaaaccttaatgTGTTAAGTTTATGAgttatctcacttataaagtgttcaacctccacttttctaagcaatgtgagacttaattaCTCACGCTTGCCACAACAAAACACAACACAATTTGTATGCATGGTATTTATCTATTAATCCGATTGATCTATACAATAACAGATCGACTCTGAGTAACCTTTAGACCAGAATTGAACAACATAATTAGGTCAATTATGAGATATCTCCAGTGATACAACTCtattagaatttgggaggccgaactgaacaagctggaacgtgaaatcaacaacaatgggtggcccaaatatgggaggtctccacaacaaacaacaaatgaatctagaataggctctgataccatattagaatttgggaggcATATATTCAACCACAAAAgttagcttgagagttgaggtttgcactacacttactctgataccatattagaatttgggaggcTTATACTCAACCaaaaaagctagcttgagagttgaggtttgcactataCTTATAAAGAccatctttaccatatctctagccaatgtgagacttctaacaaaCTCTACGATAACTCTGAATAAAAAACTCTCACACATACTAAACATTGCAAGATCACCATTGTTTTCATACAAAAGACAAAAGCAAGGGCAAAATAGATCACGACTTTCCAAAAGCTTATTTTTAAATCTCCAAAAGCTTAGTCAAAATAGATCACGACTTTCCTTTTAAGTACTCTAAGCCACAGTTGATAATCGtttggaaagaaaagaaaaatgaaagggTAACCTTAGATCTATAATATGGAGAAAGACAAAGGTGTAGGGTCATCTGCCAAATCAGCATAAACATGTCTAATTTATGAACACGATGAAATAGAACCAACAAAAACTCAACTAATATGAaacctaaaaataaattaagggaGTAAGTATACTTTAGCcattgaaatgaaataaaataaaggttTAATTAGTTCAATGGTCTATTAAAGACATTTTAAATTTCACAATggttcttaaagaaaaaaatgtccggaTTTGTCCCTCAACTACATGACTGTTAGTCACaatggtcctttccgttagtttttaaCGCCAAATGTATTAGGTGGACCAACATTACATGTGGTCCACCATAGATCTCAATAAATCATTTAGTTTAACTCGTTTGATCTTTATTGGCAAAAAATAGCCATTGAATTTTGAATGTCCATTATATCTAATAGTACACCATTATCAACTaattttttctctatttcttcaTGTTCTTCTTCACCATCATCTTCATAACAACTTCAAATAAAATCCAGATCTTcaaataaaaccaaaaaatcaaaacaaaaaaaaagtttgagaaATTGAAACCCACccaaataaaatcaacaagatttCTAAGCAAAGGGGGCAAAACTAAATCACAGTCACAGCAAAATGGAACAAGCAAGCACAAATCCATCTCAACAACACATACCCAAATAAAATCAGCAAGAGGTGAGGGGAAAAACTAAACCGCTGCAAAAGGATGCTATGGCACTTACTCTCTCCGTCATCATCTCCAATTAAATCATTAAGCATCACCGTTTTGACTTATGAGAATCATCATCAGAAATAACAGCCACAAACACAACAACAATCCAATGACAGATCAAAAATCAATTATCTCAGAAACAAGAGCAAAAGAAACCCTAGAAAATTCATGTCTAATTCGTGTTGCTGGTGACGCTTGTTGGCGACCTGCAAAACGAGATTTGTGAAGTTTGCATGTCTAACGGGGAGGACCATTGTGACAAACGGTCATAtagttaagggaccaaaacGGACCTGtatttctttaagggaccattgtgaaaccgaaaatgtctttaagggaccattgaaCTAATTAGGCCTAAAATAAATGCACCAGTTCTTGATTTACGAGTTTATCTATGCAAGTTATACCAATAATTTATTATGTAATAGGATCGGGTGAATGCACATAAGCATCCTAGGATAATGATGAATAGCCACAAAAGGTATTGCAAAAAGAATTTAAGGTATGGTATTTTGTTAGAAACAAACCAAAATTTATCACCAAACATTGCAGGTTGGAGTCATAACCATACTAGACCCACTCACACTATATACAAGAGTTAGTAGCACAAACCAATATAAAGCTTCAATAAGTCGTGTGACATCGGGCTACTTTTTTCCCTTATTTTGAAACTGGGTTACTTCTTTCCctgatatttgatttttcataaCCCTCGAAAAGAATAGATTGCTATACTCCATTACCTCAGGTAAATCTTTCTAGATGCGTTACCTGGGATCTTTGCCTCACATTGATCGTTGACTTTTCCCTGTAATAATATGATGATGAATTTGCATTAGACTCGGATGGTTTGACAGCTAAGGAGCATTTAAACAAAAATGTGCcgaaaagaaagaaagtaaaaagCAATTTACAACCAAGTCACAAAACTGAAGTTAAATTCTCTATTCCAATTGCAAGATCAAGATGCGTGAGTTAAAACAATTTTGCCAAATAGCAGCTATAGGCTGCAATACTACAgtgtagcagaatttgaacaaattgttaTTTTCTGTGACACACTATTTAGTaaaaagtgttgtcaaataacCGCTATTGTGGCACTATTGTGCTGCAGCGtagttgaaatatttttaaaaaatggtaTTTTTCCACAATCCGTGACTGACAACACTGGTTTCTGGTGTTACAAATAGAATGAAAATATGATCACAAGTTGATTACAATAATTACGAATTTCCATCTCTCAAGAGAACGACAAATAGAAAGGAAGAAAGAAATATTTTGCAAGTCATGCAAGAAAATGAAGTTGACCGAAAAGATTGTTATCAAACTTCATGAAGAAACATGAACAAAACACTTGACCAATCACATTCCCTAGAAGTTTCCAGGAGAATAGATCCTTGAAAATATCAGTTAACAAAAGGATATTAGAAATTGACAGATATCtcaattaaacaattttttaattatttgtacaTTCAACTAGAACTCACAATGCATGATATATTAGAAGTccaacaaatctcctaaaataATATTCTTTCAAATTAGGACTTCCTTGTTATCTCTCTGATTAGTTTTATTTGCTTTTTCTTAGGGTCATGTCTAGCCCCCCCTCTTttgtacataattttttttcgttttatatattattattatgagataTAGGTTCGGTTCGGGAAGGAATGTTtaggggtgccaacatagttggaaTGTCTACTCATTTCTTGAAGCCGGGATGCTCTTAACTtatcgaagaaaaaaaaaacaaaacaaaagaatagtGAAATTGACTATAAATACCAGTATTGTCAAAGCCGCTGTTGCTGCTTTGTCATCCTTGCGCTGACGATTCTGTTCTGTAGGTTTCTGACTTTTTAAAATGCCCCTCGCAAGAGCACCTTTTTCATTGCAGTTTCGATTCACTGTCAATTTCCTCGTAGCATTCTCTTTCCCCTTGTCAAGTGTCTTATTAGCACCGGCACTAGAATTGTTTTTGTTGACTTTGCCTGGTAACATAATACTTGAACGCACAGACTGACTTTTGACCTGTGAAAATGTAAACCCAGCATTCTTAGCAAACATGTATCTTATTATTTCTAAGctataaatatattaatcaatAGCAAGGAAAGGAATAATTGTGATGAGTGATGACTAACAAGATAACCGTCACTTAATACAAAGGGAGGAACCCAAAATtcctaataaagaagatataaTAATGCATTTGATAATGATTTggtaaatttattttcaatattaaaCTAATCCTCGGTATATATATGACCGGTCAAATTAGCAAAGTCATTCACAATTGAATAAAGATATAATTCTTCATGtcaaattatataaaatgaaaGACTTGCTTCTCACCAATGAATTTGCAACATTGATGTTACTTCCTGTAATGGAAGATGTCTTGGATTTATTACCAAGATTGCATTTGTTCTTATTTGCAGGATTCATTGCAACCACATCTTTCTTATCTGTGATTTTCTCCCTCAGCTGCTTTGCTACAAACTTAACTTCATAACTAGTATTTGAACATGACCCAACACTAGACTTCCCAGAAGATGATTTATGACTTCTTGATTTCATGTTACCAACATCCATCTCTACTTTTGAGACTTCTTGTGTTACATAACTTTTCCTAAAACTAATACTATTCACTGATGAACTTCCACTCTTTTGATCACATGGTTTACTAGACACCTCCGTATATTTATGCTGGTCATGAACGCATGAGGATTCTACTGTAACCAAACTTTTCCGAAAGCTAACGCTTCTAACC
Coding sequences within it:
- the LOC123900098 gene encoding uncharacterized protein LOC123900098, producing the protein MEASKKNGNVIDHWAFLEHFEAPMWADLIVEAKSGYENIADDDWFNRSHPFHQLSARQLKSKFAHSGEVVASPVLSSSVSKSRGKYYNNKKWGKGINLNALLDKQEGLSKGRCFKQGSSFGHEVKAKSTSNVSRSKGFMSETSGLTFEHNARGKATSKPRCSITSENMMQRKDYKGHKKVSCDEKSKSSSVRSVSFRKSLVTVESSCVHDQHKYTEVSSKPCDQKSGSSSVNSISFRKSYVTQEVSKVEMDVGNMKSRSHKSSSGKSSVGSCSNTSYEVKFVAKQLREKITDKKDVVAMNPANKNKCNLGNKSKTSSITGSNINVANSLVKSQSVRSSIMLPGKVNKNNSSAGANKTLDKGKENATRKLTVNRNCNEKGALARGILKSQKPTEQNRQRKDDKAATAALTILGKVNDQCEAKIPGNASRKIYLR